One Gammaproteobacteria bacterium genomic window, AAAAACATCAGCACCGGGAGAATACAGAGTCATTCGTAGAAATGGGATGATTACCGGTTTTGATAAGTCCAAGATTTCAGTCGCAATGACAAAAGCATTTTTGGCGGTCGAAGGTGGTCAGGCAGCTGCTTCACGCAGAATCAGGGAAATTGTTGAAAAACTGACTGAAGATGTGGTTCGTGGTTTATTCAGAAACCTAGATGACGGCGGAACCATTCATATCGAAGATATTCAGGATCAGGTTGAATTAGCATTGATGCGAGCCGGTGAACACAAGGTCGCCCGTGATTATGTTTTGTATCGTGCCAAACAAGCCGAGAAAAGAGAAAAAAATAAAGCCAAATCCAAGAAAAAATCAACCGGTCCTGCAATTCATGTTATAGGTAATGATGGTGAGAAAAAACTTCTTGATGCCGGTCGTTTGGAAGTCATTATTTCAGAATCTGTTGAAGGACTTGCCGGCGTTGATAAAGAATTGATTCTGAAAGATGCTTATCGCAATATTTTTGATGGTATCGCTGAAAAGGACTTGAGTTCGGCAATCATCATGAGTGCCAGACAACACATCGAGAAAGACCCGAATTATTCACGAGTTGCAGCCAGATTGTTGCTAGACAGCCTTAGAAAAGAGGCATTATCTTTTCTTTATGGGGAAGAAAGAGAAGCGACTCAATCACAAATGGTTGAACTTTATCCGTCCAGCTTTAAAAAATACATTCACAAAGCGGTTGAATTGGAATTATTGTCGCCTGAATTGACTAATTATGATTTAGATAAACTCGGTCAGGCTATCAAACCGGAACGAGATTTGAATTTCACCTATTTGGGTTTTCAAACTCTGTATGACAGATATTTTATTCATAGTGGCAAAAATCGTATCGAGCTTCCGCAAAGTTTCTTTATGCGCGTGTCCATGGGACTGGCAATCAACGAAGTTGACAGAGAAGAACGCGCCATTGAGTTCTACAACTTGCTGAGTTCGTTTGATTTTATGAGCTCAACGCCGACTTTGTTTAACTCGGGAACTTTACGTCCACAGCTATCAAGCTGTTATCTGACAACTGTTCCTGATGATTTGAAAGGAATATTCAGTGCGATTACCGATGATGCTTTATTGTCTAAATATGCCGGTGGCTTAGGAAATGACTGGTCACGGGTTCGTGGTTTAGGGGCTCGTATTAAAGGTACAAACGGCGAATCGCAAGGGGTTGTGCCATTCCTTAAAGTGGCGAATGACACAGCAGTTGCTGTTAATCAAGGCGGAAAACGCAAAGGTGCTATGTGTGCTTATTTGGAAAGCTGGCACATTGACATCGAAGAGTTTCTGGATTTACGTAAAAACACCGGTGATGATCGTCGCAGAACTCATGATATGAATACAGCCAACTGGATTCCGGATTTGTTTATGGAAAGAGTGGCGGAAGAAAAAAGCTGGACATTGTTTTCGCCGGAAGAAGTTCCGGAACTGCATGATTTATACGGTCAGAAATTCCGTGAAAAGTACGAAGAGTATGAGCAAAAAGCTCAAGCCGGAGGAGTTACAAATTTCCGAGTGATTCAGGCGAAAGACTTATGGCGTAAAATGTTGGGAATGCTGTTTGAAACTGGTCATCCTTGGTTGACTTTCAAAGACCCTTGTAACATTCGTTCGCCACAGCAACACATGGGTGTGGTTCACAGTTCCAATCTCTGTACTGAAATTACATTAAATACTTCAGATGATGAAATAGCAGTTTGTAACTTAGGTTCTGTCAATTTGCCACATCACACAACTGAAAACGGAATTGACTATGAAAAGCTGGAAAAAACCGTAACAACAGCCATGCGTATGTTGGACAATGTGATTGATTACAACTTCTACAGCGTGCCACAGGCGAGACGTTCCAATTTGAGACACAGACCGGTTGGAATTGGTTTGATGGGTTTTCAGGATGCATTGTACAAACAACAACTAGCCTACACATCAGAACAGGCGATTCAATTTGCTGATGAATCAATGGAAGCAGTTTCATATTATGCTTTATCCGCATCCAGTGATTTGGCAGCAGAAAGAGGAACTTATCCCAGTTATGAAGGTTCATTGTGGTCGCAAGGAATCTTACCGATTGATTCCATAGATATGCTGGAAAAAGAAAGAGGACATTTTATTCAAATGGATAAATCCTCGACAATGGACTGGGATCAATTGCGCAAGAAAATTAAAAAACAAGGAATGCGTAATTCCAACACCATGGCGATTGCACCAACCGCGACCATTTCCAATATTTCCGGTGTTTCGCAATCAATCGAACCGATTTATCAGAACTTATTTGTTAAATCGAATTTATCCGGTGAATTTACCATTGTGAACCCATATTTGGTTCAGGACTTCAAGGATTTGGATATCTGGGATGATGTGATGATTAATGATTTGAAATATTTTGACGGTAGCGTGCAGAAAATTGACCGGGTACCGGATCATTTGAAACAGAAATATGCCACAGCTTTTGAAGTGGATGCGGGTTGGTTGATTGAAGCGGCTTCGCGCAGACAAAAATGGATTGATCAGGCACAATCATTAAACATCTATATGAAAGAGCCGTCAGGCAAGAAATTGGATGCCATTTATAAACTGGCATGGGTGAGAGGACTCAAAACCACTTATTATCTGCGTTCGCTGGGTGCAACTCAGGCAGAGAAAAGTGTCGATGAGAGAGGGGACAAGCAACAACAACTCGGATCGGTCGCACCGGCAGCGTGCTCGATATTGGATCCGGACTGTGAAGCCTGTCAATAGAGAGACCTATGTCTCGATTCGTATGACATGAAAAACATGACACTAAAACAGCATCATTGCGTTATAAATCTTGTTAATAATTGATTATTAACTGCGATTTAAGCCTTAGTCTGCTGCTCTATCGTCAGTTTTGTCAAAGTCATAGAATCGAACATAGCTCTCAAAATTTAAATTTTAAAAAATAAATACTATTACTATTCGGTAGCCTCTGATATGATGCTACGGATGTTTTGGCAACTTCGTGGGAGTGATAAATGTATAATTGGGATGATCCTTTAGGTCTTGGCAAAAAAGAAACCAAAGAACAGAAACAGGAAGTCAAAGCTGCTGAAAAGTTTGAATCTAAGCAGCAAAAAGAGAAACAACAACCGGTGGTTAATCACACTCCTGAAAACAAGGAGATTAATGCCCGTGTTGCGGTTGAACCTGTTCATGCCGAAGACAAAAGAGTCATCAATGGTCAAACTGACATCAACCAGTTAGCTCCTTTCAAATATCCTTGGGCTTGGAAATACTTCCTGAATGCCAACAAAAATCACTGGACACCGCTGGATATCAACATGACTAGCGATGTTCATGACTTTCATCACAAACTCAATGATGATGAACGCCATGTTTACACCAATGTTTTATCCTATCTGACAACCTCCGATGTCCTCGCTATGCGTAATATCGGCTTGGCGGTAATGGAAAAAATGTCAGCTCCTGAGTTGCAAATTTATCAGGCAAGACAGGTTTATGAAGAAGCCTTACATACCTGGACTTACCAACATTGCATCGAAACCATTGGTTTGGATCAAGGTGAAATCTATAATCGCTATCGCGTTGTCCCTGAAATCAACAAAAAAATTCAAATCGCCAATCGCAGACTGGATTCTGTTTTGCGTGTTGATATGGATTTAAGTAAAAAAGAAAACCTCCATGAATTTGTTATGGCCTATATTTTCTTTGCGGCCATTTTTGAAGGATGCTGGTTTTACAATGGCTTTTCACCTATATTCTCGCTACAAAGACGCGGTTTGATGAAAGGCACAGCCGAACAACTGCAATACATCATGCGTGATGAAGTCATGCATGCCAGTTTCGGAATTCGCGTGGTGAAACAAATCTTCGCCGAAAACGACATCACCCTCGATCCGAAAGAAGTCAAAGACATGTGGGAAGAAGCCGAAGCCGCCGAAATGGGTTATGCCAAATACATTTTGCGTCGTCCGATTTTAGGCTACTCTGCATCCGATCACAGTGAGCAATTCCGCTATATCGCTAACAGAAGAGCCAGAAGCCTTGGTCTGGAAGAACCATTCCCGGGAGCTGAATCACCACTCAACTGGTTGGACGAACAAGCTAACTTACGGAAAGAAAAGAACTTTTTTGAAACTAGAGTCACAGAGTACCAAACCGGCGGAGCATTAAGCTGGGATTGATGTTTGTCGTGAATTGCCAACAAGATTGGGATTTTTGCTAATGCGCAAATTTAAACAAAAAAAAGCCTGCCGAGAAGCAGGCTTTTTTGTATGGCTCTAAAATCAATGACTCCGACCCTATTGAATAAAACAGATGCCCAAGACATTGATACCTGGGAATCCTGGTCGATTAAATTTTATAAAGCCATCACCCGATACAATTAAAAATTTTCAAAACTTAACTGCTTTTGGAATGACTTTTGAAGTAACTGTTGCTGGTGGAGCAATATATTCTTATTTTGAAGAATTTTATTTTAAGTGATAAATGAGGTAAATATGAAAATCATCATTACAGTTTTTCTATTTCTATTTGTAGCTATCTGTTTTATTTCAATAAAATATAATAGCAATAAATTTAATTTAACCAAACGAAAAAAGTACCTAAACTTGGTTCTATTTCTCGTTATATTATCGACGGTTGTACCTTTTTTTATAACTTATAAGATTTTACCTGAGTCATTAAATCATCCACTAAATGGGTTGCTTTCTTTGATTGTAATCATTTTTGGATGGACATTGATTCCAAAGGGAAGATAAATCAATGGAGTCAGAGTCATTGATTATTATTTCCAATTCTCCAAAGTCTCTACAAAAACGCTTAAAAACTGATTGCATTGATGTGCATCGAGAACGCGATGATCGATGGTGAGTGTGACATAGCACATCGGTTTAATGGTGATAACATCTTCACCGGCTACTTCTTTGACAATCACTCTTTTTTCCATTTTGCCGATTCCAAGAATTGCGGATTGAGGTTGATTGATAATGATTGGTGTCGCAATTAATGAGCCACTGACGCCGTGATTGGAGATGGTGAATGTACCGTCTTGCACATCACTTGGTTTGAGTTTATTATTCCGAGCTTTATCAGTCATTTCAGTGAGGTTTCTTGAAATTATCAATAAGTCTTTGTTTTCACAGTTTTTTATGACTGGAACAATGAGTCCTTTATCTTCAAGGGCTGTTCCAATACCAATGTTGATATGATTAAAAATCTCGATGCTGTCTTTATGCAATTGTGAGTTGATTAACGGTTGTTGTTTGATTGCGGCAACAGATGCGGCGATGAAATAACTGGTGAATGTCAGATTTGCACCTTGTTGTTTAAAACTTTCCTTGTTGGCTTTTCGATGGGCGATAATGGATGACATATCCAGATTAAAAACTGAAGTGACATGAGGTGCAGTGTGAAGCAAACTTTCGACCATGTGGTCAGCAATGCTTTTGCGCATGTTGCTGATTGGAATATGCTTACTGGGTTTTAAATCGTTTTGATACTGAGGGTTTTTCAAATAAGCCTCAATATCCCGACTGGTGATCCGACCGTCTTTTCCTGTGCCTCTGACCAAATTCAAATCAATTGGATGTTGGCTGAGCAAACGACGGACAGAGGGGCTGATAAATAGGGATTTTTGAGAATAATCGAGCTTGTTATTTGATTCAATTGGCTCATCATTGATTGGTTGTTTTTCGGCAATTGACTCAATCGGAGTTTTTGGAGATGAGCTGGTTGCGGTGGTATTGTTTTGATCAATAATTCCTAAAATAGTTGAACCGGAGACCTCGTCACCGGAGTTGAGTTTGATTTCAACCAGCTTGCCAGTCGCCGGTGCGATGATTTCCATCATCACTTTGTCGGTTTCAATTTCCACGATGGGTTCATTCGCGGTCACAACATCACCAACCTGATAAAGCCATTGGCTGACCGTTGCTTTCGTGCCTTCGCGTTGCTCTTCACTGAGCGTAATGTTTACATTTGACATCAGGCTTGATCCAGATTTTTGATGGCTTGATGAATTTTCTCCGCTGTGGGAACAGCAGCGTTCATCAATCCGGGTTCGTGCGGATTGGCAATATCGGGCATTGTCAGTCTTTCAATCGGAGCATCCAGATAGTAAAAAGCCTCTTTTGCTAAAATTGCAGCAATTTCTGCACCGAAACCGGCTGATAAATTGTCTTCATGAACAATCAAAATACGATTGGTCTTTTTGACCGATTCAATCACCATCTCTTTATCCCAAGGCTTAATAGTACGCAGGTCAATCAAATCGACACCCAGTTTGGAATCTAAAACCGCTTGATGGCAACGTGAAACCATTCCTCCCCAAGTCACCAGTGTGAGGCGATCACCTTCGGTGATTTTCTTGCCTTTGCCAAACGGAATAATGTATTGATCTCCGGGATATTCACGGCGTGCCCAGATATCATCGAGCATTCGACGATGTTCAAAGAATATGGTCGGGTTGTTATCACGCAACGCATAGCGTAACAAGCCAACAGCATCTTCGGCATTGGATGGCATGGCAACTTGCCAACCGATTGCATGAACCCATTTGGCCTCGGCAGTTTGAGAATGCCAAGGATCGCCGCAACCGAAATATCCACCCGCCATCCGAACCACCATTGGTGCGGCGAAGCGATTGTTGGTTCTCCAACGCATGGAGCCAATATCGTTGAGTTGTTCTTCGGCCGGATCGGCATATTTGCGGAACTGAATTTCTGGTACGGGAAGTAATCCGGCAAGTGACATGCCAAGTGAGCGACCGATGATGCCTTCCTCAGATAAACTCGTGTCGAATACACGTTGCTTGCCGTATTTTTCCTGTAGCCCCAATGTCACCGCATGAACACCGCCTTTGGCTCCGACATCTTCGCCAAAAACAGACATTCTTTTGTTGTGTTGTAGTTCAAAATCAAGTGTTTTGCGAATCGCTGTCACCATGTTAATTCGACCCGGTTGAGCAATCACTTCCTGAGATGATGGGGGAAATAGGGGTTTGGAAAGATGAATTCCACCTTGTTTTTGCAAAATCATTTCGCCATTTTCGTCATATTCGCAGAACACATTTTTTGTGATATTATCAGGATTGGCAAAAGGCTTATTATCAGCTTTGATAAAGGCTTTATTGACGGTACTTTTGGCATTTTTTTGAATCTCATGCCATTTTTCTTCGGTTAATATCGAATTGGCCAGCAGGAATTTCTTCAACTTTGGAAGCGGATCATGTTGTTGTTCAAAGGTGATTCTTTGTGATGATTTATAGGCTTGAGTATCCTGTGCCGAGTGTCCGTTGAGTCGGGGAACTGTTAATCGCAATAAGACCGGTTTTCTTTCGTAACGAACAATAGAATGAGCCTGTGCGACCAATTCGCTGGCTTGTTGCGGATTGGTTCCATCACCACTGATAATGGTTAATCCTTTGAAACTTGCCAAATTGGCAGCAATATTTCCACCCGGAGTTTGAAATTCTGAAGGAACAGAAATTCCATAGCCATTGTCTTCAATATAAAAAAGCTGAGGAAGCTGTTGGGTGGTTGCTATTGTGAGTGCCGACCAAAAACCATTGGTTGCCACCGAACCATCACCACCTAAAACCAAACCGATGGCATCTTTCCAACGATTATCTTTTAAAACTTCAGTATGATATTTTGCAGCCTGAGCCCAACCCGAAACCGGAGTGTATTGAGCGCCAACTGCACCTGACATAGGAAAAATACAAGCACCGTCTGTTTTTGGATTATTGAAAACAACGCCAATATCACGACCATCTGAAAAACCACCTAGTTTCATCATTGATGCTTCTAATGCTTGTTGAGGTGGCAGTCCCATCGCCAAAAGCAAAGGTCGCGATCGGTAATAACCGGAAACCGCATCTCGTTGACCAATAATACACTGTCCGAGAATAATCTGTGCCAAATCATGTCCGCGTGCGGAAAATTGATAAAGAACCTTTTTGTTCTTAACTAAGGTGTATTCTTCCAGATCGTCCAGTTCTCTGGAGATAAAAAGTTTGAAAGCGATTTCTTCCCAGTTGAATTCAAATTTGGCTTCAATATTTTCTGCGGTATTCATGATGGTTTGGTAATTATTATAGACCTGATACATTATGCGATAGTTTTGCTGAAATGTGCTTGCTAAATAAACTCAAAATTTATACTATTAGGCAATAAAAAAGTAATATATGGTATAAATAAGAAATTAAATTTTAAAATTATGGATTTGCACGATATAAAAATTCTACAAGAGATTCAAAAAAATGGTCGTGTCAGTAACAAAGAACTTGCTGAGAAAGTAAATTTGTCACCGGCTCCATGCTGGCGCAGGATGAGTGCCTTAGAGGAACAAGGCGTGATAAAAAGCTATACAGCTTTACTCAATCACGAGAAAATTGGTTTGACAATCACCGCTTTTGCTCATGTGAGTCTGGAAAATCATCACACCGATACGGTGAGATCATTTGATAAGGCAATTTCTGAATGGGCTGAAATTCAAGAGTGTCATGCGACATCAGGATCCTATGACTATTTGCTGAAAATTGTCACGGTTGATATGAAAGCCTATAACAATTTTATGTATGAGAAATTACTTCGGCTGAAAGCGATACGTTCAGTCAATACCAGTTTCTCCATGATGCAGAAAAAGGTATCGACTGAATTGCCATTATCACATTTGTGATCAGATTGGTTTGATTTAGAAGTCGTAAACCAGATTGGCAGAAACTAAAGTATCAGTTTTTTTCTTACCTGCAGGAACATCGGTATTGTGACGATATTGATGAGCGAGTTTCACTTTGAATTTATCAGAAACCGTAAAAGCAAAACCGGCATCGTTTTGTAAAAACGTATTGTAATCAGTTGATTCCACCGTCAGTACATTCTCAAAGTTGGTGGTTTCAGTCACTTGTCTCATGTAGTCCAATTTCCCCAAAAAGACTGCACCGGTATTCTTTGAACGATCAATATCCAGAGCTTCTGTTTTATAGCCAACCCCTAACTCGGTAATTAAACGGCCTGTCTCGGTATCTTCAAATTTATGACCCCAACCAAAACCATTGGACATCACATAATCAAAGCCTGAGAAATTATCATTTTCATAACGCGATCCGTAGTAAATGTAATTTTTCTCATCAAATTTATAACCGGTTTTCGTTGTCAGTGTATAGCGCTCAGCAGTATCAACTCCATCGCTAGAAGCATTTAACAAGTCCAAGCCCATATCGCTCACCCATTTGCCGGTTTCCAGTTTAATTTTTAATCCGGCAGTGAGTGATTCAGAATCACTATTCCCTGAAGCTGAAGTAAATCCCAATTGTCCGGAACCTGACCATATACGGCTGCTTTCTTCTTCCCCTGCAAACGCACTTGTTGATAGTGCCAAAATCAAGGAAGTTGTAAGTCCAATTTTTTTCATGTTAGTCTCTCTAAATTATCCAAATCGGCAATATTAATGATAATTTCGCTGTATTTCAACCTTTTAACCTGATAGAAATCTTTTAAAATCAGTATAATAACGAACTTTTATTGAATTCATGGCTATGGCAGAAATAGGAAACCTATCACCTCAGCAGTTAATTGATGCAGAAGCACGAGGTGTGAAAATCATTGATATCCGAACAAGTCCTGAGTGGCAACAAACAGGAGTGATTAAGAGTGCAAATAAAATCACATTTTTTAATGCTTCCGGCACGCCAATGGTTGACTCTTTTATGTCTGAGTTTCAAAAAATTGTAAGTGATAAAAATCAGGAGTTTATATTGGTTTGTCGCTCCGGTGCCAGAACGGCTGCGGTAGCAAACTTTTTATCCGAACAATTGGGCTATTTGAATGTCTCACATTTAGCACATGGTATGAATTCTTGGTTAGCATCTAACTTACCGGTCGAATACTAAAAGAAAACCCGAAGGAAAATATTTATGAGTGGAAATACTGTAAACACACAATCTTCTTTTTTATCGAAATTATTCTGGTTGATTCCTAAATCTTTGGTCAAGGTGGCGAACTTTACCAGGCATATTTTATTGTTGCTTGTATTTGTGTTTATAGTCTCTTTTTTCATCGGTGATGATGGTATTGAATTGAAAGATAAAACAGCATTAGTGATTGCTCCTAAGGGTGTTGTTGTAAATCAATATACCGGAACACCATCAGAAAATTTCATTCGTGAATTACAAGGCACGGACGTTCCTGAAACGCAAATGCGTGATATTCTCAAAGCAATTAACTATGCAGCTTCAGATAATCGAATTAGCGTATTGGTGTTGAATCCGGATTATATTTGGGGTATTGGATTAGCAGATTTAAAGGAATTGGAAACGGCTGTAGATAATTTCAGAGAAAAATCAAACAAACCGGTGATTGCTATTGCCGAAGGAATGTCGCAGAATCAGTACTATTTTGCAAACTTAGCCGATGAAATCATTCTTGATCCTCGGGGAATGATGTTTTTTGAAGGATATGGAAATTACCGTAATTTTTTCAAAGATGGTTTGGATAAACTGGGCGTGGATGTTCACCTTTTTAGAGTCGGAGAATATAAAGCGGCTGCCGAACCTTTTATCCGAAATGATATGTCCCAAGAAGCCAAGGATGCTTCATTGCATTATATGAAAGACTTATGGGAAACCTATGTAAAGGGAGTTGCAAAGCATCGCAATATTTCAGTTGAGGATTTCAATTCGGTTGTGGAAAACCAAGCCTCCTTGCTCAAAAATGTGGAAGGAAATATGGCACAAATGTACAAAGATGCAGGAATGGTTGATCAGTTGATGAACAGCCATTTCAAGGGCAAATATCTGGCAGGGTTGTCCACATCTGAAAAAACTGAATCCGGTTTCAGAAATATAGGCATGCACGATTATTTGACAGTTGTCAAAAATGAAAACAGTAAAGTCAATGCGGATAAAATAGCTGTTGTTGTTGCCGAAGGAACTATTCTGGACGGCGAACAAGAACCCGGTGCTATCGGAGGAGTCAGTACCAGTCAGTTGTTGAGACAGGCGAGATTGAATCCTCAAGTCAAAGCAGTAGTTTTGCGAGTGAATTCCGGCGGTGGTTCCGTGTTTGCATCTGAACAAATTCGCAGAGAAATTGATGCTCTCAAGGTTGAGAGCAAACCTGTTGTCGTTTCTATGGGAAATGTTGCTGCTTCCGGAGGTTACTGGATTTCAATGACATCCGACAGAATTTTTGCCAGTGAGGCAACGATCACCGGCTCAATTGGTATTTTTGGCTTGTTTATGACGTACCCGAATACACTTGAAAAAATTGGGGTTCACACAGATGGAGTGGGAACATCATCTTGGGCAGGAGCTTTTCGAGCCGACAGAAAGTTGAATGAAGATTTGGCAGAATTGATTCAATCCAATATTGAATATGGTTATCAACAATTTATTTCTGCGGTTGCTATGTCACGAGGACTTGAGGTGGAGATGGTCGATACCATTGCCAGAGGCCGAGTTTGGACTGGCAGACAAGTTAAAGAGTTTGGTCTGATTGATGAAATTGGTGGATTGGATGATGCCATTCAATATGCGGCTGAAAAAGCCGGGATTGCCGATAAATATGATTTGGTTTGGGTTGAACAAGAGCTCAGTTCTCTCGATCAATTTCTAATGAGTGGTGTTGCAAAAGCAGCAAATTTCGCCGGGATAAAGTTATTCAACAATCAAACTCAGTCCATAGAAAAAATCATAGAACCCATGAAACCAGCGCTTAGTTTAGTTATGAACACAAAAAACGGAGTCCCCACTCCTTATGCTCATTGTTTCTGTGAAGTGAATATGAAGTAGGGCGATTTATTACTCTTCCTTGTTATCTCCTTTATTCAATATCAGTTGAATAATATTACAAAAATTACAAACTTAATGAAAAATATGACTATTTTGTAATTTTTGTAAAATGTTACAATATCCGCAGTTATCTATTGGTTGAAAAAATGTTCAATAAGTTGTTATTGCCATTGGTTTTGATTCTTCTGGGTCTTGTTTTCTGGTGGAGTCCGAACTTTAAAGACATTGCTGCAGGAGTTGCTATTCTTCTTTTTGGCATGTTGTCGCTGGAAAAAGGTTTTAAATCTCTGACCGAAGGTCCGTTGCAAAAACTGCTGTCAATGATGACCAACCGATACTACAAAAGTTTTCTTTTTGGCGTGATTTCAACTGCAATCCTGCAATCCAGTTCTTTAATTTCGGTGATTGCAATTTCCTTTCTTAGTGCCGGAATGGTTCAGCTATCCCAAGCAGTTGCAATCATCTTTGGTGCGAACGTCGGAACAACGGCAACGGCATGGTTAGTGGCATCTTTGGGATTGAAAATTAAAATTTCGGCTTTTGCAATGCCGATATTGGTTTTCGGTACACTTCTGGCCTTTCAAAAAAATAAATCACTTAAAGGCATTGGCAATGTTTTGGTCGGATTGGGATTTATATTTCTGGGAATCCACTTCATGAAACTGGGATTTGATGCTTATAAAGATGCAGTGGATATTACTCAATACTCAATGGATGGTGTTGACGGTTTGCTGGTTTATACCGGTTTGGGAATGCTAGCCACCATGATTTTACAATCCAGTAGCGCGACGATGGCGATTATATTGACCGCTTTAGCAGCCGGACAGGTGAGTTATGCCAACGCACTTGCTTTAGCAATTGGTGCCAATATCGGAACGACAATTACAGCAATAATTGGCTCAATTGCTTCGAATGCAGCCGGAAAGCGTCTGGCTGGAGCTCACTTGGTCTTTAATTTGGTAACCGGATTGATTGCATTAATCTTTATCAATCAGCTCGCTCAGTTAGTCAATTATATTGCTGTGCAGATGAACATTGCAGACACAAATTACACCATTAAACTCGCTATTTTCCATACCTTGTTTAATATGGTAGGGGTGATTGTAATGTTTCCCTTTATCAATTTACTTGTTAGATTCATGGAGAAAGTGATTAAGGATGAGAAAGCAGATGTCCTGGAACCCAAGTACTTGTCAATGGCTGCTATCGCTTTTCCTCAGTCAGCAATGTCAGCATTGATGAAAGAAACCAAGTTTTTATTCGATAATGTGTTTGAAATTGTGTCTCATGGTTTGGGATTACACCGTCGTGAAATTTTACGGAAAAAGTATGGAAAATTAAACTTGAAACCGATTCCACGAGTCGATATTGATGCCAGTTATTACAGAAACGTAAAA contains:
- the sppA gene encoding signal peptide peptidase SppA → MSGNTVNTQSSFLSKLFWLIPKSLVKVANFTRHILLLLVFVFIVSFFIGDDGIELKDKTALVIAPKGVVVNQYTGTPSENFIRELQGTDVPETQMRDILKAINYAASDNRISVLVLNPDYIWGIGLADLKELETAVDNFREKSNKPVIAIAEGMSQNQYYFANLADEIILDPRGMMFFEGYGNYRNFFKDGLDKLGVDVHLFRVGEYKAAAEPFIRNDMSQEAKDASLHYMKDLWETYVKGVAKHRNISVEDFNSVVENQASLLKNVEGNMAQMYKDAGMVDQLMNSHFKGKYLAGLSTSEKTESGFRNIGMHDYLTVVKNENSKVNADKIAVVVAEGTILDGEQEPGAIGGVSTSQLLRQARLNPQVKAVVLRVNSGGGSVFASEQIRREIDALKVESKPVVVSMGNVAASGGYWISMTSDRIFASEATITGSIGIFGLFMTYPNTLEKIGVHTDGVGTSSWAGAFRADRKLNEDLAELIQSNIEYGYQQFISAVAMSRGLEVEMVDTIARGRVWTGRQVKEFGLIDEIGGLDDAIQYAAEKAGIADKYDLVWVEQELSSLDQFLMSGVAKAANFAGIKLFNNQTQSIEKIIEPMKPALSLVMNTKNGVPTPYAHCFCEVNMK
- a CDS encoding Na/Pi cotransporter family protein, whose product is MFNKLLLPLVLILLGLVFWWSPNFKDIAAGVAILLFGMLSLEKGFKSLTEGPLQKLLSMMTNRYYKSFLFGVISTAILQSSSLISVIAISFLSAGMVQLSQAVAIIFGANVGTTATAWLVASLGLKIKISAFAMPILVFGTLLAFQKNKSLKGIGNVLVGLGFIFLGIHFMKLGFDAYKDAVDITQYSMDGVDGLLVYTGLGMLATMILQSSSATMAIILTALAAGQVSYANALALAIGANIGTTITAIIGSIASNAAGKRLAGAHLVFNLVTGLIALIFINQLAQLVNYIAVQMNIADTNYTIKLAIFHTLFNMVGVIVMFPFINLLVRFMEKVIKDEKADVLEPKYLSMAAIAFPQSAMSALMKETKFLFDNVFEIVSHGLGLHRREILRKKYGKLNLKPIPRVDIDASYYRNVKTIYGKILEYATLAQEKHANANYINNIDNIKQANRYFVNVVKDIKDLQSNVLKYTNSSNEFIKTEYNELRMRIGKVLRQVIKSQKFEVSDENADKSLKERANHHIEKRKNKLEALLQLTKSGDVLFNGILDDLIRHHKITNEMASSLINDSATVASICKHLIYAAELLYLSEENLLADVPSQHELLSLEYTLN
- a CDS encoding DUF481 domain-containing protein; its protein translation is MKKIGLTTSLILALSTSAFAGEEESSRIWSGSGQLGFTSASGNSDSESLTAGLKIKLETGKWVSDMGLDLLNASSDGVDTAERYTLTTKTGYKFDEKNYIYYGSRYENDNFSGFDYVMSNGFGWGHKFEDTETGRLITELGVGYKTEALDIDRSKNTGAVFLGKLDYMRQVTETTNFENVLTVESTDYNTFLQNDAGFAFTVSDKFKVKLAHQYRHNTDVPAGKKKTDTLVSANLVYDF
- a CDS encoding rhodanese-like domain-containing protein, with translation MAEIGNLSPQQLIDAEARGVKIIDIRTSPEWQQTGVIKSANKITFFNASGTPMVDSFMSEFQKIVSDKNQEFILVCRSGARTAAVANFLSEQLGYLNVSHLAHGMNSWLASNLPVEY